One Mugil cephalus isolate CIBA_MC_2020 chromosome 8, CIBA_Mcephalus_1.1, whole genome shotgun sequence genomic window carries:
- the elovl7a gene encoding elongation of very long chain fatty acids protein 7a, translating to MEFDSIKSSAALIYDEFIQNADSRTKDWLLMSSPLPQTIIIAAYIYFVTSLGPRLMENRKAFDLKGVLIVYNFSVVALSLYMCYEFVMSGWGTGYSFRCDLVDYSESPQAMRMAATCWLYYFSKFIEMLDTVFFVLRKKNSQVTFLHVYHHSIMPFTWWFGVRFAPGGLGTFHALLNCVVHVIMYTYYGLTAMGPNYQKYLWWKKYLTTIQLIQFVMVTSHISQYFFIKDCPYQFPIFIYIIGLYGLIFLFLFLNFWYHAYTKGKRLPKVLQAQTWAHHSNGVMNGNANHDKDE from the exons ATGGAATTTGATAGCATAAAGTCCTCGGCTGCACTCATCTACGATGAGTTCATCCAAAATGCAG ACTCGCGGACGAAGGACTGGCTGCTTATGTCGTCCCCTCTCCCCCAAACGATCATCATCGCCGCGTACATTTACTTCGTCACATCGTTGGGGCCTCGGTTAATGGAGAACCGCAAGGCCTTCGACCTCAAGGGAGTTCTCATCGTCTACAACTTCAGCGTGgtggctctctctctctacatgTGCTATGAG TTTGTGATGTCTGGGTGGGGAACAGGGTACTCTTTTCGCTGTGACCTGGTTGACTACTCTGAATCACCACAGGCCATGAGG ATGGCGGCAACGTGCTGGTTATACTACTTCTCCAAGTTCATTGAGATGTTGGACACA gttttctttGTCCTGAGAAAGAAGAACAGCCAGGTGACATTTCTTCATGTCTACCACCACTCGATCATGCCCTTCACCTGGTGGTTTGGTGTTCGTTTTGCTCCAG GTGGTCTAGGCACATTCCACGCCCTGCTCAACTGTGTCGTACATGTCATCATGTACACATACTATGGACTGACAGCGATGGGCCCCAACTACCAGAAATACCTGTGGTGGAAGAAATACCTCACTACCATTCAGCTG ATCCAGTTTGTTATGGTGACCAGCCACATCTCCCAGTATTTCTTCATAAAGGACTGCCCCTACCAGTTCCCCATCTTCATCTACATCATTGGCTTGTATGGCCTgattttcctgtttctcttcctcaACTTCTGGTACCACGCCTACACCAAGGGCAAGAGGCTGCCGAAAGTGCTGCAGGCTCAGACGTGGGCGCACCACTCCAATGGAGTCATGAATGGGAACGCCAATCACGACAAGGATGAGTGA
- the ercc8 gene encoding DNA excision repair protein ERCC-8 isoform X1 — MLGFLTARQAGLDDPLRLKRAESTRRVLSLKLNHDREVDRIHGNGINTIDIEAVEGRYMLSGGADGVIAIYDLENYSGKRQYTCKAVCSVGRSSRHVHKFSVETVQWYPYDTGMFVSSSFDKTMKVWDTETLKPAEVFEFEGNVYSHHLSPIARKHSLIAVGTKNPKIQLCDMKSGSQIHVLQGHRGEVLSVRWSPRYEHILASASTDSKVKVWDVRRASGSLFTLDQHNGDKSKASSEAVNTAHNGRVNGLCFTGDGLYLLTTGTDDRMRLWNSATGENTLVNYGKVSNESRKKLQFTVSRGCSPEFVFVPCGTSVAVYALHTGELVTMLRGHYNNVDCCEFHPDYQELYSGGKDCNILAWVPVLRAPDVEDDPDGENKGATGQSSVNPAFQDAWSSDED; from the exons ATGTTGGGGTTTCTGACAGCTAGACAGGCGGGTCTGGATGATCCCCTGCGACTGAAACGTGCAGAGTCAACGAGAAG GGTCCTCAGTTTGAAGTTGAATCATGACAGAGAGGTGGACCGTATCCATGGAAACGGAATTAACACCATTGACATCGAAGCAGTTGAGGGCAGATA CATGTTGTCTGGAGGTGCAGATGGAGTTATCGCCATCTATGACCTGGAGAACTACAGTGGGAAACGACAGTACACCTGCAAGGCCGTGTGCTCGGTAGGCAG GTCTAGCCGGCATGTCCACAAATTCAGCGTAGAGACAGTCCAGTGGTATCCTTATGACACGGGGATGTTTGTCTCCAGTTCGTTTGATAAGACCATGAAAGTCTGGGACACTGAGACATTAAAG CCTGCTGAAGTGTTTGAGTTTGAGGGTAATGTCTACAGTCACCACCTGTCTCCCATCGCCAGGAAGCACAGTCTCATTGCAG ttggcaCCAAAAACCCTAAAATCCAGCTTTGTGACATGAAGTCTGGTTCTCAGATTCATGTTCTTCAGG GTCACAGAGGAGAGGTCCTCTCTGTGCGGTGGTCGCCCAGATACGAACATATCCTAGCCAGCGCCAG CACAGACAGCAAGGTGAAAGTATGGGATGTCCGTCGGGCTTCAGGTAGTCTCTTCACTCTGGACCAGCATAATGGAGACAAGTCCAAAGCCTCCTCTGAGGCAG TAAACACAGCCCATAATGGCAGAGTGAATGGCCTGTGCTTCACTGGTGATGGCCTCTATCTCCTCACGACTGGAACTGATGACCGTATGAGACTATGGAATAGTGCCACTGGGGAAAACACACTG GTGAATTATGGGAAGGTCTCCAACGAGAGTCgtaaaaagctgcagtttacAGTGTCACGTGGCTGCAgccctgagtttgtgtttgtgccatgCGGTACCTCCGTTGCAGTGTACGCCCTCCACACAGGAGAACTGGTCACCATGCTCAGAGGTCACTATAACAATGTCGACTGCTGCGAGTTCCACCCCGACTATCAG GAGCTGTATAGTGGAGGTAAAGACTGTAACATTCTGGCGTGGGTCCCCGTCCTCCGGGCCCCAGATGTGGAAGACGACCCAGATGGTGAAAATAAG GGTGCCACTGGCCAGTCTTCAGTGAACCCTGCCTTTCAGGATGCGTGGAGCAGTGACGAAGATTAA
- the ercc8 gene encoding DNA excision repair protein ERCC-8 isoform X2 — translation MLSGGADGVIAIYDLENYSGKRQYTCKAVCSVGRSSRHVHKFSVETVQWYPYDTGMFVSSSFDKTMKVWDTETLKPAEVFEFEGNVYSHHLSPIARKHSLIAVGTKNPKIQLCDMKSGSQIHVLQGHRGEVLSVRWSPRYEHILASASTDSKVKVWDVRRASGSLFTLDQHNGDKSKASSEAVNTAHNGRVNGLCFTGDGLYLLTTGTDDRMRLWNSATGENTLVNYGKVSNESRKKLQFTVSRGCSPEFVFVPCGTSVAVYALHTGELVTMLRGHYNNVDCCEFHPDYQELYSGGKDCNILAWVPVLRAPDVEDDPDGENKGATGQSSVNPAFQDAWSSDED, via the exons ATGTTGTCTGGAGGTGCAGATGGAGTTATCGCCATCTATGACCTGGAGAACTACAGTGGGAAACGACAGTACACCTGCAAGGCCGTGTGCTCGGTAGGCAG GTCTAGCCGGCATGTCCACAAATTCAGCGTAGAGACAGTCCAGTGGTATCCTTATGACACGGGGATGTTTGTCTCCAGTTCGTTTGATAAGACCATGAAAGTCTGGGACACTGAGACATTAAAG CCTGCTGAAGTGTTTGAGTTTGAGGGTAATGTCTACAGTCACCACCTGTCTCCCATCGCCAGGAAGCACAGTCTCATTGCAG ttggcaCCAAAAACCCTAAAATCCAGCTTTGTGACATGAAGTCTGGTTCTCAGATTCATGTTCTTCAGG GTCACAGAGGAGAGGTCCTCTCTGTGCGGTGGTCGCCCAGATACGAACATATCCTAGCCAGCGCCAG CACAGACAGCAAGGTGAAAGTATGGGATGTCCGTCGGGCTTCAGGTAGTCTCTTCACTCTGGACCAGCATAATGGAGACAAGTCCAAAGCCTCCTCTGAGGCAG TAAACACAGCCCATAATGGCAGAGTGAATGGCCTGTGCTTCACTGGTGATGGCCTCTATCTCCTCACGACTGGAACTGATGACCGTATGAGACTATGGAATAGTGCCACTGGGGAAAACACACTG GTGAATTATGGGAAGGTCTCCAACGAGAGTCgtaaaaagctgcagtttacAGTGTCACGTGGCTGCAgccctgagtttgtgtttgtgccatgCGGTACCTCCGTTGCAGTGTACGCCCTCCACACAGGAGAACTGGTCACCATGCTCAGAGGTCACTATAACAATGTCGACTGCTGCGAGTTCCACCCCGACTATCAG GAGCTGTATAGTGGAGGTAAAGACTGTAACATTCTGGCGTGGGTCCCCGTCCTCCGGGCCCCAGATGTGGAAGACGACCCAGATGGTGAAAATAAG GGTGCCACTGGCCAGTCTTCAGTGAACCCTGCCTTTCAGGATGCGTGGAGCAGTGACGAAGATTAA